Below is a genomic region from Streptomyces ferrugineus.
ACCTGCCACCCAGCGTCCTTGGAGCGTGAGAGACCTTGGCCGGATCGGCTGACTTCGACCTGTACCGCCCGTCCGAGGAGCACGACATGCTCCGTGACGCCATCCGCTCCCTGGCCGAGGCGAAGATCGCGCCGTACGCCGCCGCGGTGGACGAGGAGGCCCGCTTCCCGCAGGAGGCGCTCCAGGCCCTGGTCGCGGGCGACCTGCACGCCGTCCACGTCCCCGAGGAGTACGGCGGCGCGGGTGCCGACGCCCTCGCCACGGTGATCGTGATCGAGGAGGTGGCCCGCGTCTGCGCGTCCTCCTCCCTCATCCCCGCCGTGAACAAGCTGGGCTCGCTGCCGGTGATCCTCTCCGGCTCCGAGGAGCTGAAGAAGAAGTACATGACCCCGCTCGCCAAGGGCGACGGCATGTTCTCGTACTGCCTGTCCGAGCCCGACGCCGGCTCCGACGCGGCCGGCATGAAGACCAAGGCCGTCCGCGACGGCGACCACTACGTGCTGAACGGCGTGAAGCGCTGGATCACCAACGCGGGCGTCTCCGACTACTACACGGTGATGGCGGTCACCGACCCGTCCAAGCGCTCCAAGGGCATCTCGGCCTTCGTCGTCGAGAAGTCCGACGAGGGCGTCTCCTTCGGTGCCCCGGAGAAGAAGCTGGGCATCAAGGGCTCCCCGACCCGCGAGGTCTACCTGGACAACGTTCGCATCCCGGCGGACCGCATGATCGGCGAGGAGGGCACCGGCTTCGCCACCGCGATGAAGACGCTGGACCACACCCGCATCACCATCGCCGCCCAGGCCCTCGGCATCGCCCAGGGCGCCCTCGACTACGCCAAGGGCTACGTCCAGGAGCGCAAGCAGTTCGGCAAGCCGATCGCCGACTTCCAGGGCATCCAGTTCATGCTCGCCGACATGGCCATGAAGATCTCGGCCGCCCGCGCCCTGACCTACCAGGCCGCCGCCGCCTCCGAGCGCGGCGACGCCGACCTCACCTACCAGGGCGCCGCCGCCAAGTGCTTCGCCTCGGACGTGGCGATGGAGGTCACCACGGACGCCGTGCAGCTCCTCGGCGGCTACGGCTACACGCGTGACTACCCGGTCGAGCGCATGATGCGCGACGCCAAGATCACGCAGATCTACGAGGGCACGAACCAGGTCCAGCGCATCGTCATGGCACGGAACCTGCCGTAACGACCCGCAGCGACCCATAACGCCGCCTCGCGGAAGCCCCGGCCCGGTCGAGCCGGGGCTTCTTCGGCTCCGATCACTCCTCGCGTCACCCCTCGCGCCCGGCCGAGTCCCGTTCCTGTGGCGTCGCGCCGCGATCCTGCCGAGGATCTGACCATGGCCCGCCGCACCGCCTCCCGCACCCGCCGGATCACCGGCGGCGGCCAAGGACGGCCCACATGGCTGTGGGGCACGGCGGGCTTTCTGGCGCTGGCGGCGCTGGTGGCCACCGGGATCGGCCTCTATCTCAACGAGCGGGACGTCCGACAGCGCCCCCTCACCGCGGGCAGCTCCGGCCACGGCCGGATCAACGTGCTGGCCGATGTGCAGAAGACGGACCCCGACCAGCGCACGGCCACCATCCACATGGCTGTGACGGCGACCGGCGCGTACGCCGACCCGGACGGTATGGGCTCCCCGGCCAAGGACGTCACCGTCTTCACCAACTCCGCGCTCCAGCCCGAGGTCGCCTTCAGCGCGGAGGGCATCGACGCGGTCAAGAGCGTGGTGGTTCCGCTGGAGTCGGGCACGGCGTCGGACTATCCCTTCGACCGCTACCGGGCCAGCCTCGTTGTCGTCGCCGCCGTCGGCGACACCCTGGTCCCCACCCGCCTGGTGGTGCGCGACCAGGATCCCCGCTTCACGCTGCGCCAGGCCGCGGCCGGCTACAAGGACCGTGCCGCGGCCGTGCGGGTGCAGGCGCAGCGGTCGCGCAGCACCTTCATCCTGGCCTGGTTCATGATCGCCGCCATGTGGGCCATCGCGCTGGCCGTTCTGGTGGCGTGCCATCTCGTCGTACGCCAGCGCCGCGGCCTGGTCTGGGGTGCCCTCGGCTGGATGGCGGGCACCCTCTTCGCACTGGTCGGCCTCCGCAACGCCGCACCGGGCAACCCTCCCAACGGCTGCCTGCTGGATTACGCGGCCTTCTACTGGGCCGAGGCCCTGATCGCGCTGAGCCTGACCCTGCTCGTCTTCCACGGCATCCTGGTCGAGTACCGCCACGGCGGGCCGCTGCCCGAGCCGGCTCCCGGGGGACGCCGGACGCCGTCGCGCAGCCGCCGTCCCATGCGGCCACGCGGGGGTGTGCGGCGCCCCGGCCGGCGGAGGTGAGGCGTGGGGAGCGGGCACCGCACCGGGTTCTCGGCAGGTGATTCCTCCCGAATTCGCCTATTGTCGTGTTCGGGTCGTGATCGCCATGAACGCGCACGGCAGGGAGGTGCGAGGCATGCACCGGATCGTCGCGCCCACGCTGGCCGTCGCCGCCGTCCTGGCGGTCGCCGCCGGGAACGTACCGGCCGGCACCCCGAGCGGTGAGCCGGCGATCAGCACGGTGACGTTCACCGCGGCCGAGCGCCGCGAGACGCTCGCGTACTGGACGGCGGACCGGATGCGGGACGTCGGTGCCGCCGAGCTCGGGCACGACGCCGCGTCCGTCCGGCCATGGCGCGGCCCCGCGATGAAGACCGTGGGACGGCTCTTCTTCACCAACGAAAAGGGCCAGGACACGTACTGCACCGCCACCGCGGTCCGGAGCGGGAACCGCTCCACGGTGATGACGGCCGGACACTGCGTGCAACTGCCCGCCTCCCCGGACAACCACTACAGCAACATGGTCTTCGCGCCGGGTTACGGCGACGGCGAGCGCCCGTACGGCGTGTTCGCGGTCCGGGCGGTCGCCATGCCGCGCAGTTGGGCCCAGGACGCGCGGAACGACGTCGCCGCGGTCGTGGTCGACCAGGGGGACGAGGCCCTGACCGACGCGGTCGGCGCGCAGGCCGTGGCCTTCGACCGGAAGCCGGGTGGCGCGGTGACCGTCTTCGGGTATCCCGACAGCCAGGAGCAGCGCGGCGAGCACCTGATGTACTGCGCGGGCACCACGTCGGCGACCCCCGACGGCAAACAGAGCGTTCGCTGCCCGATGGAGGGAGGGTCGAGCGGTGGGCCGTGGCTGGCCGGCTTCGACCGGAAGTCGGGCCGGGGCACGCTGGTGTCCGTGAACAGCTTCGGCGACGCGGCGGAGAACGGCACGGCCATGGAGGGCGAGGTGCTGGGCGCGGTGGCGGACCAAGTGCTCGCGCGGGCCGAGAAGTTGTGAACGTCGGTCCTCGGCCCCTCGCTCAGGTCCTGAGGTAGGGCCCGAGCAGCGTGCCCCAGGCATGAGCGATCTTCGCGTACTCGTCGGGGCAGCGCTCGGCCCGCTCCTCGGGGAGCACGCCGTCCGGGTTGCCGTCGCTCCGCACGATCTCCTTGTACGCGGCGGGGTCCGAACCGTACAGCCAGCAGGACCAGTTGTAGAACCGCTGGATGTCCAGGGAGTGCTCGTCGGCGTACGCGTCGTCGGTGACGCCCCCGGCCGCGTCCGCCTCCGCGAGTCCGCCCCAGGCGTTGATCGTGTCGATCGCGTACTGCTGGTGTTCGTCGTCACCGCCGGCCAGCAGCAGTGCGGACAGCTGGTCGACGGCGTCCTCCTCCTCGCCGGTGGCGGGCAGGTCGTACATGGCGATGAGGCCGTGGCCGAGTTCGTGCAGCAGGACGCCGTTGGTCAGGCCGATGAGGTCCTGCTCCACGGCGGCGGCCCGCTGCCCGGCGCCGCCCTCGGTCTCCTGCTTCTCGTAGATCGGCCTGAGGGCGTCGACGAACTCGTAGCAGTACGTGATGTCCTTCGTCTCGGGATTCCAGAAGGCGTTGGCCTCTCCGCAGCTCTTCGCGCGCAGCGGCACGTCGTACGGGAGCCTGATGATCGCGTCGGCGTAACTCGCCACGCCCTCAAGGGCCTTGGTACGTCTGAGGAATGCCTCGGCCTGCCGGTCCGCGGCCTTCTTCGGCTTCTCGTACGACACCACGAGGGAGCCGGAGACGGATGGGGAGGCGGTGGCCCTGACCGGCCGCACCGCGTCCCCGGTCCTCGCCGTCGCTTCGTCGGAGCCGGTCGAGCAGCCGCTGACGGCGGTGAGGGCAGCCCCGACGAGTGCGGCGCCGGTCCGGACGTACGAACTCCGCGCTGCGGTCACCAGGGATCACCTCTCACGGTGCGGTCGGATGCGGAGCGCCTCCGCGTCCACCCTGGCCACGGGCCTTGTGCCGGGCAAACGGCGTGGGCCGAACGGGTGGCCGGCCGCACCGGCCGAGGCTTCAGTCCTCGTACCCCTCCGCCGCCCGCTTCTCCCGCAGCTCCTTGATCGCGCGCCGCCGGGCCAGCCGGTGCGTCCGCCTGATCTGGGCCTCCTGGTAGCGCCGCTTGTCCCGCTCGGTCTCCGGTATCACCGGCGGCACCCGGCGCGGCTTGCCGTCCGCGTCCACCGCCGCGAACACCAGGTAGGCCGAGCCGACCTGCGTGGGCGGTGCCGATTCGTTCCAGCGCTCGGCCAGGACCCGTACGCCCACCTCCATCGAGGTCCGGCCGGTCCAGTTGACCTGGGCCTTCACATGCACGAGGTCGCCGACGCGGACCGGCTCCAGAAAGACCATCTCGTCCATGGACGCGGTGACGGCGGGGCCGCCGGAGTGGCGTCCGGCCACGGCGCCGGCCGCGTCGTCGACGAGTTTCATGATCACACCGCCGTGCACCGTCCCCAGCAGGTTGGTGTCGTTGTGGGTCATGATGTGGCTGAGGGTGGTGCGGGATGCCGACGTCGGCTTGCCCGGGATATCCGGAGTGCCCGACTCCGCGTCGGTGACCTGGTCTGTCATGACCTCCACCTTATGCCGAGCTGACATTCGCGGACTTTGTGTTGGGTTCGCAACAGGCGTGCCCCTATTTTCCGCCGAACCTTGTAAGACACCTGGCCGAGCCCTGCACACTAAGGCGCATGAATGACTGGCCCCAGGGATGGTCCGACGATGACCGCGGCAACCGTTACGGACGCGGCAGCGCGAGCGCACAGCCCGAGAGCGCGCGCGTGATGCGCCAGGTCCGCCGCGGTCCGGCGGCGCCGCCCGGCCAGGGCTACGGCGGGGTGCCCCGGCAGCAGTCGTATGTGAACGGCCAGGGCCACGGCGGCTACGGCGGTGACCCGTCCTACGACGGCGCGTACGACAGCGACTACAACACCGGCCAGGTCTACGGCCGCGGGGGTGGCTCGGGCGGCCCCGGCGGCCCGGGGATGGGCGAGCCACGGCCCGCGCCGAACTGGCGGCGCCGTTTCAAGGTGGCCACCATCACCCTCGTGACGGTGCTGCTCGTGACGACCGTCGGCACCTACTTCTGGGCCGACTCTAAGCTCAACCGCGACGTCGACCTGTCCAAGGTCATCGACCGGCCGGAGGCGGGCGAGGGCACCAACTACCTGATCGTCGGCTCCGACAGCCGTGAGGGCATGTCGGCCGAGGAGAAGAAGAAGCTGCACACCGGGTCCGCCGACGGCAAGCGCACCGACTCCATGATGCTGCTGCACGTCGGCAGCAACGGCGACACGCTGATCTCCCTGCCCCGTGACTCGGACGTGGAGATCCCGACGTACGTGGGCTCCGAGTCCGGCAAGACCTTCAAGGGCACGGGCCGGCACACGAAGCTGAACGCGGCGTACTCGGAGGACGGGCCCACGCTCCTGGTCCGCACCGTCGAGTTCAACACCGGTCTGCACATCGACCACTACGTCGAGATCGGCTTCGCCGGCTTCGCCAACATCGTGGACGCGGTCGGCGGCGTCGAGATGGACATCCCGCGGGACATCAAGGACTCCAAGTCCGGCGCGGACTTCAAGAAGGGCAAGCAGACCCTGAACGGCGAGGAGGCCCTCGCGTTCGTCCGCACCCGGTACGCGCTGCCCGGCTCCGACCTGGACCGTACGCAGAACCAGCAGAAGTTCCTCAACGCGCTCGCCAACCAGGTGGCCACGCCGAGCACGGTCCTCAACCCCTTCAAGCTCTACCCCACGATGGGCGCCGGCCTCGACTCCCTGATCGTCGACAAGGACATGAGCCTGTGGGACCTGGCCTCCATGTTCTGGGCGATGAAGGGCGTGAACGGCGGCGACGGCAAGTCCATGAACATGCCGACCGCCGGCTCCAGTGGAGGCAACCTCCTGTGGGACAAGGCGAAGGTGAAGCAGCTGGTGGAGGAGCTGAAGAACGACCAGAAGGTGACCGTCTCGGACAAGTGAGCCGACAAGGGCACCCTCTCGGGTGCCCTTGATCCCGGCCGGCCCGCAGACGTCACATCGTGGCGCCCGCCATCGAGCGGCAGGACTCGGCGCAGCGCCGACACGCCTCGGCGCAGCGCATCATCTGCGGGTCGTCCGGCATGGACATACACGCCTCGGCGCACATCTCGCAGGCCTTGGCGCACATCGCGCACATCTCCGCCGACATGGGCGAGCGGCGCATCATCATGTCCGCGCACATACGGGTCGTCTCGGCGCAGTCCATGAGCGTGCGCATGATCTGCATCTGGGCCTGACCGCCCATCTGCATGCAGGCGCTCATGGTCTCCTCGCACACGCTGTGGCAGTTCATGCACGCCTCGACGCAGTCCTGCATCTCCTTGCTCATCGTCGTGGTTCCGGGCTGGGTCATGGCTCCTCCTGGTGGTGCGGGAGCCCGGGGCGGGCCCCGTGCCCTTCCGTCCTACGCCCACCCGCCGCCCCGCGCCATCGGGCGGACGCAAACATTCCGCGGAGCCGGGCCATTGGAGTCACGGCGTCGCATGCCGGGTCCCGGTGACCTGCCGTCGGCGCGTGGCGCAAGTCGCCGGGCGTGCGGGGCAGTTGACGCGCGGGCCTTCGGCAGGTCTCCGGCGGCGACCTCATCGAGAGCGGCAACGGCGGCCCGCTCCACAGGTCGGCTGGGGCGCGGGGACGTCCGTGGCATGATGCGGCGATGATCCACCACACGCCGGACACCCACGGCGCGCCCATACCGGCCGTCGTCCCCGCAGGCCGGATGGCCCTGAGCGACCAGCCCGTACTGCCCCTGTCCCGCGGCCGGGAGCTGCGCCCCTGGCTCCCGGCCGACGCCGGCGCCCTGGTGGCCGCCGGCCAGGACCCGGCGATCCGGCAGTGGAACCTCCTGACAGTGGAGTCGGCG
It encodes:
- a CDS encoding DUF4436 family protein, which produces MARRTASRTRRITGGGQGRPTWLWGTAGFLALAALVATGIGLYLNERDVRQRPLTAGSSGHGRINVLADVQKTDPDQRTATIHMAVTATGAYADPDGMGSPAKDVTVFTNSALQPEVAFSAEGIDAVKSVVVPLESGTASDYPFDRYRASLVVVAAVGDTLVPTRLVVRDQDPRFTLRQAAAGYKDRAAAVRVQAQRSRSTFILAWFMIAAMWAIALAVLVACHLVVRQRRGLVWGALGWMAGTLFALVGLRNAAPGNPPNGCLLDYAAFYWAEALIALSLTLLVFHGILVEYRHGGPLPEPAPGGRRTPSRSRRPMRPRGGVRRPGRRR
- a CDS encoding LCP family protein, whose translation is MNDWPQGWSDDDRGNRYGRGSASAQPESARVMRQVRRGPAAPPGQGYGGVPRQQSYVNGQGHGGYGGDPSYDGAYDSDYNTGQVYGRGGGSGGPGGPGMGEPRPAPNWRRRFKVATITLVTVLLVTTVGTYFWADSKLNRDVDLSKVIDRPEAGEGTNYLIVGSDSREGMSAEEKKKLHTGSADGKRTDSMMLLHVGSNGDTLISLPRDSDVEIPTYVGSESGKTFKGTGRHTKLNAAYSEDGPTLLVRTVEFNTGLHIDHYVEIGFAGFANIVDAVGGVEMDIPRDIKDSKSGADFKKGKQTLNGEEALAFVRTRYALPGSDLDRTQNQQKFLNALANQVATPSTVLNPFKLYPTMGAGLDSLIVDKDMSLWDLASMFWAMKGVNGGDGKSMNMPTAGSSGGNLLWDKAKVKQLVEELKNDQKVTVSDK
- a CDS encoding DUF4344 domain-containing metallopeptidase — protein: MTAARSSYVRTGAALVGAALTAVSGCSTGSDEATARTGDAVRPVRATASPSVSGSLVVSYEKPKKAADRQAEAFLRRTKALEGVASYADAIIRLPYDVPLRAKSCGEANAFWNPETKDITYCYEFVDALRPIYEKQETEGGAGQRAAAVEQDLIGLTNGVLLHELGHGLIAMYDLPATGEEEDAVDQLSALLLAGGDDEHQQYAIDTINAWGGLAEADAAGGVTDDAYADEHSLDIQRFYNWSCWLYGSDPAAYKEIVRSDGNPDGVLPEERAERCPDEYAKIAHAWGTLLGPYLRT
- a CDS encoding acyl-CoA thioesterase, which translates into the protein MTDQVTDAESGTPDIPGKPTSASRTTLSHIMTHNDTNLLGTVHGGVIMKLVDDAAGAVAGRHSGGPAVTASMDEMVFLEPVRVGDLVHVKAQVNWTGRTSMEVGVRVLAERWNESAPPTQVGSAYLVFAAVDADGKPRRVPPVIPETERDKRRYQEAQIRRTHRLARRRAIKELREKRAAEGYED
- a CDS encoding acyl-CoA dehydrogenase, producing MAGSADFDLYRPSEEHDMLRDAIRSLAEAKIAPYAAAVDEEARFPQEALQALVAGDLHAVHVPEEYGGAGADALATVIVIEEVARVCASSSLIPAVNKLGSLPVILSGSEELKKKYMTPLAKGDGMFSYCLSEPDAGSDAAGMKTKAVRDGDHYVLNGVKRWITNAGVSDYYTVMAVTDPSKRSKGISAFVVEKSDEGVSFGAPEKKLGIKGSPTREVYLDNVRIPADRMIGEEGTGFATAMKTLDHTRITIAAQALGIAQGALDYAKGYVQERKQFGKPIADFQGIQFMLADMAMKISAARALTYQAAAASERGDADLTYQGAAAKCFASDVAMEVTTDAVQLLGGYGYTRDYPVERMMRDAKITQIYEGTNQVQRIVMARNLP
- a CDS encoding four-helix bundle copper-binding protein, producing MTQPGTTTMSKEMQDCVEACMNCHSVCEETMSACMQMGGQAQMQIMRTLMDCAETTRMCADMMMRRSPMSAEMCAMCAKACEMCAEACMSMPDDPQMMRCAEACRRCAESCRSMAGATM
- a CDS encoding trypsin-like serine peptidase, whose product is MHRIVAPTLAVAAVLAVAAGNVPAGTPSGEPAISTVTFTAAERRETLAYWTADRMRDVGAAELGHDAASVRPWRGPAMKTVGRLFFTNEKGQDTYCTATAVRSGNRSTVMTAGHCVQLPASPDNHYSNMVFAPGYGDGERPYGVFAVRAVAMPRSWAQDARNDVAAVVVDQGDEALTDAVGAQAVAFDRKPGGAVTVFGYPDSQEQRGEHLMYCAGTTSATPDGKQSVRCPMEGGSSGGPWLAGFDRKSGRGTLVSVNSFGDAAENGTAMEGEVLGAVADQVLARAEKL